The segment GGGAGATCGCCGAACATTTTTCCATGACCAAGCCGAGTCTCTCCCACCATTTAAACACCCTGAAACAGGCGAACCTGGTGCTTCGGGAGCGACAAGGCCAGCATATTTTGTACTCCCTCAATACGACGGTCCTTCAGGAAGTGATGGGTTGGTTTCTGGACTTGGCGGAAAGATCGGGCCGGAAGGAGAGAGAGAAATGAACAAAGGATGGAATCGTTGGGATACGGTGATCTTGTTGCTGGGACTGGTCCCTCTGGCTTTTGCTTGGACGGTCTATGACCGTCTTCCGGACATGATCCCCAGTCATTATGGGCTGAATGGACAGCCGGACGATTACAGTGACAAATTCGTTTTTATTTTGATGATGTCTGCCTTCAACTTGGGGCTTCCCTTTTTGATGAAATGGATGCCCGCCATGGATCCCCGCCGGGAAAATTATCGGAAGTTCAGCCGTTTCTACGAGCTTTTTCGAGTGGTGATCACCCTGTTTCTCAGTGGGTTGTTCACCATGATCCTGTTGGAATCACTGGGATACCCCATCGAGATCTCCAAAGTGGTGATGGTGGGAGTGGGGCTTCTGTGGATGGTGATCGGCAATTATCTGGGTCAAGTCCGCTCCAACTGGTTTTTCGGCATCAAACTCCCCTGGACATTGGAGAGTGATGAGGTTTGGCGGAGAACCCACCGGATCTCCGGTGGAGTTTGGATGGGAGCGGGGCTGTTCATCTTGCTGTCGTCTTTTTTGCCTCCCTCTGTCGCCGTTTGGACAGTGATGATTTCGGTGGCGGGATCTGTCTTGGTGCCCGTGGTCTATTCTTATCTTCTTTTTCAAAAGTTGAATGATCATACATGATGTGTGTTGTTGCTGCTCCAACAAGGAGCGGCTTTTTATTTTTCGGATGGGAGACTATATGGAAATCAGGCCGTGGGAAGGGCATGGTCCATAACAACCTTTTGCGAGTCTCGACGTATGCTGTAGAGAGAGGACGGGGGGAAGGAGAGATGGAGAACGGTGGATGAAATGAAAGAATTGGAACGGGCGATCGGAGAGATCACGGAGATCGCAAAGGGATTCGGACTTGATTTTTATCCGATGCGATATGAGATTTGCCCGGCGGACGTGATCTACACCTTCGGGGCGTACGGAATGCCGACACGATTTTCCCACTGGAGTTTTGGTAAGACCTTCCACAAAATGAAACTGGAGTATGATCTGAATCTCAGCCGAATCTACGAACTGGTGATCAATTCCAATCCGTGTTACGCCTTCCTGTTGAAAGGGAACAGTCTCATCCAAAATAAATTGATTGTGGCCCATGTGTTGGCCCATTGTGACTTTTTCAAAAATAATGCCCGTTTTGCAAATACATCAAGAGATATGGTGGAAAGTATGGCGGCCAGTGCCGGGCGTATCCGGCAATATGAGTTGCAGTACGGGAAAGATCGGGTGGAAAGTTTTCTGGATGACGTGTTGGCGATCCAGGAACACATCGATCCCAGCCTGAAACGCCCGCGGCTGCAGCCGCAACAGGAAGGGGAAAGAGAGGCCAAAAAACGGAAGATTGCCACTCCCTATGATGATCTGTGGGCATTGGATGAGCAACCGATAGATTCCGGAAGTGGGACACCCAAAAAGAAAATTCCGCAAGAACCGGAAAAGGATCTCTTGTTGTTTATTATGGAACAAAGCCGGATTTTGGAAGATTGGCAACAGGATATATTGACGGTCCTGCGGGAAGAGATGCTTTATTTTTGGCCCCAGTTGGAGACAAAAATCATGAATGAGGGTTGGGCCTCTTATTGGCATATTCGAATCCTGCGCGAGTTGGAACTGTCAGAGGAAGAAACTTTGGAGTTTGCCAAACTGAACGCCTCGGTGATCCAGCCCTCCAAGACTTCCATCAATCCCTATTATCTGGGTCTGAAATTGTTTGAAGACATCGAAAGGCGTTGGGATCAACCCACTGCGGAAGAGCAGAAGCATCTCGGCCGGACTCCGGGCAAGGGGCGGGAGAAGATGTTTGAGGTGCGGGAGATGGAGATGGACACCTCCTTCATTCGTAACTATCTGACCAAGCAACTGGTGGAGGATCTGGATCTGTATGTTTTTCAACGAACCGGAAACGAATGGACCGTGACGGACAAGGACTGGAAGGAGGTGCGTGACCGGCTGATCGCCGGTCGGGTCAATGGAGGGAATCCCTATATTGTTGTGGAAAACGGGGACTACATGAATAACGGGGAGCTGTATTTGAAGCATCGTTATGAGGGGTTGGAGCTGGATCTCAAATATATCGAGAAGACCCTGCCTCATGTCCATCACCTGTGGGGACGTTCGGTTCATATTGAGAGCGTGATTGAGAACAAACCCGTGCTGTTCACCTACAACGGTCGAAAGTGCACCCGTCGTTTCCTCTGAATATACAAGGCCGCTGATCCAACCGGGGATCAGCGGCTTTTTTGAACAGAGCTAAATCTCCATCACACGATATAGAGCATGTTATGTGATTTTTTCTGAGACAAGATCAGTACCCTCAGAGACATCCATTGTACATTCGGTCCCACAGGAAAGATCCACTGATACCGGATCGGCTTCACCATTTGACAGAGAAGAGGCGACATCTTCCTCTATTTCGGGACGAAGGGATTCATCCATGTTCGGTTCTTCTTCAAGAGCAGGTTTCTCTTCCGGGATTGAAGCAGACGCTGAAGATGGATCGGGAATGGGATCCTGCGTCATTGTGACGGGAGTGGCCATCCAGAACAGGAATCCAGCGATGGGGTTTGAGGATGAACGGCGTCTTTCAATCCTGAACTTGAAAGTTCCTCCGGTAAAACTGTCCAAACCGACAAAGCAGTCTGGATGATCCAACATAGCCACAGGTACGAAAGACGAGTCGGAATCTGCTTCACTCAATGAAATAGTGATCGTGGTTTCAGTCAGATTCTCCGAAATTTGAAAGGGAGTGATCCCGGAATGGGCAGTGATCCCGGTTATTACAGAGTGGAGGTTGGGGGAGAGTTTATCCAATTCGATGGAACCGTCGGCGATGTGATGGCTCTGGATGGACTGTTCCTGAATGTGATGAGAAGTGACGGATCCCCCGACGAGATGCTTTGAATCGACGCTTTCTTCAGCCAGATGATTGCCGTTGACTTGTTTCTCCCCGATATGGTGGGAAGAGATGATATTTTTATCTATGCTCTCTTCTGAGATACTGCCCGGTGCCAAGTGGTCGGAGGTGATCTCCCCCTTTGCCAAGTGTTCCCCAGTGATTTGTTCAGGCTGGATATGTTGAGAAAGAATAGACCTATCGGCGATTTTTTCAGAGGAGATAGCTTCATTCCGCAAGTGTCTGCGATCCACGGAGCCATGGCAGAGATGGGATTCATCCACACTGTTCTCCTGCAGGTGGGAGCTGTTGATGAAGTTTTTTTTCAAGTGCCGTTCGCCGACGGTATTATCGGCGATATTTTCCGAATGGACGGAATCCTCCGTGAGGTGATGGTTGTGGATGGACTTTTCCTGAATGTGATGAGAAGTGATGGATTCTTCTACGAGATGCTTTGAATCGACACTGCCATCGGTCAGGTGATTCCCGGTGATCTGTTTCTCTCCGATATGGCGGGAAGAGACGACATTCTCGCCGATGGCTTCTTCTGTGATACTGCCTGGTGTCAGGTGGTCGGAAGTGATCTCCCCTTTGGCCAAGTGTTCCCCGGTAATCTGATCGGTTTGGATATGCCGGGAAAGAATGGAGCCGTCGGCAATTTTTTCGGAAGAGATGGATCGATCCTTCAAGTGACGGTCACCGACACTTTGATTGGCCAACTTTTCCTCAGTGATCGCGTTATTGGCAAGTTTGGAGGAGTGTACGGACAAATCAGTCAACTTGTCCGTCGAGATGCATTCCGGTGCCAATTTGGAGGTGGTCACGGATATCGGTCTGCCAACTTGTCTCCGGTGACTGACAGCTCTGCCAGGTGTTGATCCGTCACGGAATTGCTTCTCAGGTGCCTGCTGTCGATGCAACCGGTGTTCAAATGTTGGTCCTGGATGATATTTTCAGTTAAGTGTTCTGACCTGATAATTTCAAGATCGAGCATCCGGGACTGGATGGAGCGGGGTGCGACTTTGTCTCGGGTGATCGCTCCGTCCTTGATGTGGTCTCCTTCCACTGTTTCCGGGAGCAGATGCTCACCTTCGATCGTTCGTTTCTTCAGATGGGATCCTTCGACAGATTCAGGGGCCAATTTGTCCTCTGTCACGCTTTGGTTTTTCATGTGACGTGTATCAACGATGGCTTCGTCCAGATGGTTGTTGCGGATACATCCGTCGCGGATGTGATGGTGATCCACGGAATTGGGGGCCAGTTTTTCCCTGGTGATCATCTGGTTGATCAGATGATGGTTGCTCACCGTGTTTTCTTCCAGATGAAAGCCCTTGATGGCTTTGCCGGCGATTTTTTCCGAGGTCACGCACCCCTCAGCCAATTTAGTCTCCGTCACGGATCGATCCTGCAAATTGTTTGTGGCAACAGCTTCGGTAGCCAGCTTGGCTTGCTCGACGGCTTCGTTTGACAAATGGTTGGTATTGACAGCCCCGCTTTTGATTTTGCGTCCACTTACCCCCTCATCTGCCAGATGTTTCTCGTTGATTTGCTTATCCGCCACATGCCATGCATGGATCGAATGGTCACTCAGTTTGGTACCTTCCACGCTGTGATCTTTAAGCCGATCTCCGTCGATGGAGTTTTCACTGAAATGATATCCTTTGATGGATTCGCGACTGATATGCTCTGTGGTTACTGAACCTTCACCAAGGTGGTTTTTTTTCACGGACTTCTCGGCAAGTTTGGAGGAAGTGACTGCATGGGGTGCCAATTTGGAAGTATGGATCACCTCTTCTTTCAGATGTGTACTTTCCACTGCTCCCGGTTGAATATTGTTGTTGTTTACGGAGTTTCTTCCCAATTTTTCGTGGGTGACGGATCCGTCCACCAGATCATCGGTATGAATGAAAGCCTACTGTTGGCATGGAGACGCCTTTTTTTCAACATTTTAATATTTCGGGTCACATCGATGTCGACTCTCTTGGTTTGCTGTTGTGGGTCTGGAAACATGGGATCGGTTCTGTATACCGGGGATGACTCTTCCAAATATTTTTGATTCCGATCACTTTCAGCTTTCCCCATTTCAGCCAGATGGTTTAACTGTTCCTCCCACGTCAGTTGATCCAGGATCCTTTCTTCTTCCACTTGGTGACGGATACGGGACGGGGTTCGGTACCCCTTTTTTTTGCGAGTCAAATGGGGTCATCCTTTCCACTCATGATTTCCTCTCGATAGGTATATTCATCACGGACAGGAGTGGAAACAAAAAACGGAAAACTGGGCTCCGGTTTGCATGAGAAAGACCCGTCAAGACGGGTCAATCCAAACCGTAGTCAGTAAACTCTTGTCGGCTCCAGTCTCCTCCCCCCAGGCAGAGGGTGGGTTTCCCCGTGGGCCCCGTAATCAGGTGAAAGGCGACCAACCCCTCCTTGAAGCAAAGTTTGAGGCTGGGAATATTGTCGCAGGCAACCCGGGTGTAAACCCGGTCCAATGTATGGAGAGCCGCTTTCAGAAGAGATTCCCCGACGGCTTGCTTGCGGTACTCGGGGTGAACCACGATGAAGGCTTCGTCCAACCCGTAATTGCCGAACAGGATGAAACCGACCAGGCGCCGCCCATCCAAGGCTGCAGCCAGCCAGGTTCCCCCGGGATAGGGGTCCCCGGTCAGGTTGCGAAGCCATCTCATGGCCCGATGTGTGATCCGGCGGTCGCCGTGCCGTTTGGAGAAGTTGAGGAGCAGGGGGCGAACCCGCCGCAGGAGTGTTGGACGAATGGGAACGATACGGATCACTGTTTTATGACCTCCGGGCATAGCCACTTAAATAGAGGCAGTATTCAATCAGTCGGCGAAGGGATTTTTGCCGGATCACCGGCTCATCAAATTTCATCGGTTTGGCATTGGCTTCAAAGAACCAGATCCTCCCATTGGATTCCAGCCCAAGGTCCATCGACATTTCTCCAAGGTTTTTCCCTTCTTCTTTCTCGATATGGCGGGCAATTTCCAAAACAGTGGAGCGGAGATGTTCTTTGACGGTGGAGGCGTGATTTCCGAACAGTCCCTGGAGAACCTCCCCGATGGGAGCGATGGAGCCGCCCATGGGCACGTGGGTGCTGATCGCTTCCCCTCCCGCCACACGAACCCCGATCCCGGTGACATCCCAGCGTCCGGTACCTTCTTTTTGCAACAACAGACGAAGATCAAAAGGGCGCCCGCGATGGCGTGCCAGGTTGATTCCCTGTTGCAGGATATAACTCCGGTCCCCGGTCAGCGCGTTCAACTTGCTGCGAAGCTTGTCATCACTGCTGTGAAACCTTTGTTTTCCCCGCAGGGTCTGATGGATGATTTCGTAGCCCTCCTCCAGACGACTGATCCGGATCATCCCATCCCCTGCTTTCCCGTTCACGGGTTTGAGGAACAGAGTGGAATGCTTTTCGACCATCTCATCCAGTCGGGTGCCACCTTTCCATTCCACTGTATCCGGAAGCAGACGGCTCAGTTTTTCCGAGCGACCCATGTGGAGATACAGGGTCCACTTGTTGAAAAACGAGGGGTTGAACAGATGGATTCCAGGGATCGTCGAGAGGGTGGCCAAAGCCTTCTGCTCCGCCGGGCGCATCTCATGGCGGCGGGAGGGAATCCGGTTGTACACCACATCGGGAAGCGGCAGAGTTGCGGCGACCCAGCGGGGTCCTTTCGCACGGGGGTTCAGGAGGAAGCCCTTGACTGTCCTCGCTCCCGGTCGAAGCCCCTCCGGTGTCATCACATAGACGGTGACACCCATCTGCCGGCCTGTACGGATCAGATCGGAAAAATTGGACAAATTGCCACAAAATCCGCCAGCTCCCGCTGAAGTCAAAATAGCGACAAAAGGACCCGCTCTGTACTTCCCGTGTTTGTTTTTTCTCAGCCGGGCGGGCCATTTCATACGGACACGGGTTGGGGTTCCGGGTGGATCAATCCGCACTTTCTTTTCCAACTGAGACCCCAACCTCATGGACACGAGGGAAGGAAGGGAAGAGGTGGTTGTCTGCCTGCGGGGGATAAACCGGGGACTACCCGGAGTCACCCGTAGGGGAAAAACCAGCCAGCCTGCGTGGAGAATTTCATTCAAGGCACTACCCCCTTTCTAAAATTTGGCCAGTTTCAAGCTGTAGTCAGTGATGTAATGCGCTGACTGTTTTCCGGCATCCCACAGGGAAGGATGGAGGAAGATGTGTCGGCCCGGTTTGGAGTTGGCCTCAAACAACCACACTTTCTGCTGATAATCCACCCCGATATCCAGACCTAGCTCCCCCAGCGGCCCTTTGACATGGCCTTCCAGGGCGTTACAGATCCGGATGGAGGTCTCCTTGATCCGGTTTTCCATATCCGCTTCTTTTCCGGGAAAAGTTTTTTTCAACAACTCCGAGGTGGAGAGAAGGGAGCCCCCGGTTCGACCGTGAGTGGTGACACTTCCGGCTCCCGCCACCTTGGCGCCGATTCCCGCAACCGTCCATCTCGCGGATCGGTCCTTGTGCATATGGACCCGAAAGTCGACCGCACGGCCTTCATGCTTGATCAAGCGGATTCCCTGTTGCACCAGATAGCGTGAAAGTCCGTTCAACTGCCGTCCGAAAATTTGGGTCATGAGCGGGGGCAGGGAGCGGAACTTGCGCAGGACATTGCGGTCCCCGTTCCGAAACCGACAGTAATAATCGCCCTGCGGTCCGCGGGTGATCCGGAAAATCCCCAGACCGAGACTGCCTCCGCTGGGTTTGAGATAGACCATCCGATGCCGTTCCAGCATATCCTCGACGGTCTGGATCGAGGGGGAACGATGGGCTTCCGGAATACAGTCCGGGGTGAGCGGATGGTTGTAGAGTGCTTCATGGACCATCCATTTGTTGAAAAATCCCTGGTTAAAGATGGGGACTCCCATTTGTTGGAAGAGAAGACGACATCCCTGCACCTGGGTTTGTGCCTCCGCTTTCCGGTTGGGAACCCGTTCGTACACCACATCCGGCAAAGGGGCCAATTTGCGGACCCACCGGTAGGTCCCGCTGAGATCTTTGCGGTAGAACCACCCGTAGACCACCTGACGGGTCCAGTCGACCATTTCCGGTGTGAACACATAAAAAAAGGGGCGATCCTCTCTCGAGGCAATCAGGAACTGGCGGAAGAGAGCGGATCGGGAGCCGAAGGGCATCGAGGGAGAGCCGGTGAATCCCGTGGTCAGAATTCCGAGGACCGGTCCCAGGTGCAGCTCTTTGTTCCGGAAAACAGCACGTGTCTCACCGAACCACGGAAGGTGTAATTGTGCAGCCAATG is part of the Kroppenstedtia eburnea genome and harbors:
- a CDS encoding SdpI family protein — translated: MNKGWNRWDTVILLLGLVPLAFAWTVYDRLPDMIPSHYGLNGQPDDYSDKFVFILMMSAFNLGLPFLMKWMPAMDPRRENYRKFSRFYELFRVVITLFLSGLFTMILLESLGYPIEISKVVMVGVGLLWMVIGNYLGQVRSNWFFGIKLPWTLESDEVWRRTHRISGGVWMGAGLFILLSSFLPPSVAVWTVMISVAGSVLVPVVYSYLLFQKLNDHT
- a CDS encoding YheC/YheD family protein; its protein translation is MNEILHAGWLVFPLRVTPGSPRFIPRRQTTTSSLPSLVSMRLGSQLEKKVRIDPPGTPTRVRMKWPARLRKNKHGKYRAGPFVAILTSAGAGGFCGNLSNFSDLIRTGRQMGVTVYVMTPEGLRPGARTVKGFLLNPRAKGPRWVAATLPLPDVVYNRIPSRRHEMRPAEQKALATLSTIPGIHLFNPSFFNKWTLYLHMGRSEKLSRLLPDTVEWKGGTRLDEMVEKHSTLFLKPVNGKAGDGMIRISRLEEGYEIIHQTLRGKQRFHSSDDKLRSKLNALTGDRSYILQQGINLARHRGRPFDLRLLLQKEGTGRWDVTGIGVRVAGGEAISTHVPMGGSIAPIGEVLQGLFGNHASTVKEHLRSTVLEIARHIEKEEGKNLGEMSMDLGLESNGRIWFFEANAKPMKFDEPVIRQKSLRRLIEYCLYLSGYARRS
- a CDS encoding WIAG-tail domain; this translates as MTTSKLAPECISTDKLTDLSVHSSKLANNAITEEKLANQSVGDRHLKDRSISSEKIADGSILSRHIQTDQITGEHLAKGEITSDHLTPGSITEEAIGENVVSSRHIGEKQITGNHLTDGSVDSKHLVEESITSHHIQEKSIHNHHLTEDSVHSENIADNTVGERHLKKNFINSSHLQENSVDESHLCHGSVDRRHLRNEAISSEKIADRSILSQHIQPEQITGEHLAKGEITSDHLAPGSISEESIDKNIISSHHIGEKQVNGNHLAEESVDSKHLVGGSVTSHHIQEQSIQSHHIADGSIELDKLSPNLHSVITGITAHSGITPFQISENLTETTITISLSEADSDSSFVPVAMLDHPDCFVGLDSFTGGTFKFRIERRRSSSNPIAGFLFWMATPVTMTQDPIPDPSSASASIPEEKPALEEEPNMDESLRPEIEEDVASSLSNGEADPVSVDLSCGTECTMDVSEGTDLVSEKIT
- a CDS encoding YheC/YheD family protein, which encodes MSSIICRVHPLPPGKQGGWLSQSLMREWGCQQGQSIKIRIGGKSLITRILGGRHRGRNILLPRPLAAQLHLPWFGETRAVFRNKELHLGPVLGILTTGFTGSPSMPFGSRSALFRQFLIASREDRPFFYVFTPEMVDWTRQVVYGWFYRKDLSGTYRWVRKLAPLPDVVYERVPNRKAEAQTQVQGCRLLFQQMGVPIFNQGFFNKWMVHEALYNHPLTPDCIPEAHRSPSIQTVEDMLERHRMVYLKPSGGSLGLGIFRITRGPQGDYYCRFRNGDRNVLRKFRSLPPLMTQIFGRQLNGLSRYLVQQGIRLIKHEGRAVDFRVHMHKDRSARWTVAGIGAKVAGAGSVTTHGRTGGSLLSTSELLKKTFPGKEADMENRIKETSIRICNALEGHVKGPLGELGLDIGVDYQQKVWLFEANSKPGRHIFLHPSLWDAGKQSAHYITDYSLKLAKF
- a CDS encoding GNAT family N-acetyltransferase, producing the protein MIRIVPIRPTLLRRVRPLLLNFSKRHGDRRITHRAMRWLRNLTGDPYPGGTWLAAALDGRRLVGFILFGNYGLDEAFIVVHPEYRKQAVGESLLKAALHTLDRVYTRVACDNIPSLKLCFKEGLVAFHLITGPTGKPTLCLGGGDWSRQEFTDYGLD
- a CDS encoding SpoVR family protein, giving the protein MKELERAIGEITEIAKGFGLDFYPMRYEICPADVIYTFGAYGMPTRFSHWSFGKTFHKMKLEYDLNLSRIYELVINSNPCYAFLLKGNSLIQNKLIVAHVLAHCDFFKNNARFANTSRDMVESMAASAGRIRQYELQYGKDRVESFLDDVLAIQEHIDPSLKRPRLQPQQEGEREAKKRKIATPYDDLWALDEQPIDSGSGTPKKKIPQEPEKDLLLFIMEQSRILEDWQQDILTVLREEMLYFWPQLETKIMNEGWASYWHIRILRELELSEEETLEFAKLNASVIQPSKTSINPYYLGLKLFEDIERRWDQPTAEEQKHLGRTPGKGREKMFEVREMEMDTSFIRNYLTKQLVEDLDLYVFQRTGNEWTVTDKDWKEVRDRLIAGRVNGGNPYIVVENGDYMNNGELYLKHRYEGLELDLKYIEKTLPHVHHLWGRSVHIESVIENKPVLFTYNGRKCTRRFL
- a CDS encoding autorepressor SdpR family transcription factor codes for the protein MNEAFKALADPTRRRILHLLRKRDLTAGEIAEHFSMTKPSLSHHLNTLKQANLVLRERQGQHILYSLNTTVLQEVMGWFLDLAERSGRKEREK